The genomic interval CCAATTCACGACTTAAAGAAGAAACTGCTTTTTCCATTTTATCTTTTGTATTTTCCAAAACTTGTTTAGCCAAGGTTATTTCCCCCTAACAATTGTTCCAATATTTTCACCAATTACGGCACGCTTAATGTTTCCTTCTTCCATAATAGAGAAGACAATCAATGGAATATCATTATCCATACATAAAGAAGATGCAGTCGAATCCATGACAGCAAGTCCTTCCTTTAATACATCAAGATATGATAAAGTTTCATATTTTACAGCATTTTTATCAATTCTAGGATCAGCATTATACACGCCGTCAACATTGTTTTTCGCCATTAAGATAACATCAGCTTCGATTTCAGCTGCACGCAATGCCGCAGTTGTGTCTGTAGAAAAATATGGGTTACCTGTACCAGCTGCAAAAATAACGACCCGTTTTTTCTCTAAGTGGCGAATCGCTTTTCTTCTTATATATGGCTCTGCAACTTGTCTCATTTCAATAGAAGTTTGAACCCTAGTTTGTATGCCTAGTGTTTCAAGACTGTCTTGTAATGCTAATGAATTCATGACAGTAGCCAGCATTCCCATATAATCTGCAGTTGCACGATCCATGCCCATTTCACTACCAATTTTCCCACGCCATATGTTTCCGCCGCCAACAACAACAGCAACTTCAACATTTAACTCTGCAATTTCTTTCACTTGTTTAGCAATTGACTGGATAACAGTAGGATTAATACCGAACCCATTTTCACCTGCAAGTGCTTCACCACTTAATTTTAAGACGATACGATTATATTTAGGATTACTCATAATTACCTCCAGCATTGTTACATTTCGTTCTGAAGAAGACTGCTTATCTCCAAAAGAAGGGAACACAGCCTGTGTTCCCTTTTTCCATTTTTAGAAATGTATGCTCATGTACACAATTTGTAGCGTGTATATGAATGAAAATTATTTTTTAACTTGGCTCATTACTTCTTCAGCAAAGTTGTCTTGACGTTTTTCGATACCTTCGCCTACTTCATAACGGATAAATGTTTTTACAGTACCGCCCTTAGACTCAACAAATTGTTTAACTTTTTGATCAGGGTTTTTAACGAAAGCTTGGTCTAGTAAGCAAATCTCTTCAAAATATTTGCTTAAACGGCCTTCTACCATTTTAGCTACGATATTTTCAGGTTTACCTTCGTTTAGAGCTTGTTCTGTTAAAATTTTGCGCTCATGCTCAGCTTCTTCTGCAGAAACTTGATCACGTGTTACATACTTAGGATTTACTGCAGCAATATGCATTGCTACATCTTTAGCTGCATCTGCATCAGTAGTTCCTTCTAATAATGTTAGAACGCCGATACGTCCTCCCATGTGTAAGTATGCACCGAATGCATCGTTGTCTGTTTTAGAAACGATTGTAAAACGACGAAGACTAATTTTTTCACCAATTTTAGCAATTGCAGAGTTGATGTATTCCTCAACAGTTGAACCGTTGTCCATAGTTACTGTTAAAGCTGCTTCTGCATCAGCTGGTTTTTTAGCTAATAAGAAATCAGCTAAACCATTGATTAATTCTTTAAATCCTTCGTTTTTCGCAACGAAGTCAGTTTCAGAGTTAACCTCTAAGATTACAGCTTCATTTCCATTAACTTTAACAAGTGTAGAACCTTCAGCAGCAATACGATCAGCTTTCTTAGCTGCTTTTGCAATACCTTTTTCACGAAGGTAATCGATTGCTTGTTCCATATCTCCATTTGTTTCAGTTAAAGCTTTTTTACAATCCATCATTCCAGCGCCTGTTTTTTCACGTAATTCTTTTACCATTTGTGCAGTTACTGCCATAACGGTATTCCTCCTTTAAGGGTTAATGTATTTGCTTACATGAATGTTTGAGTACTTTATGTATCATGCTTAAAAAAGGTGATAAAAGGTCAATTCCCCTTATCACCTTTTTGCAGATTAAGCAGTTGTAGTTTCTTCACCTTGTTTAGATTCTAAAATAGCATCTGCAATTTTTGCAGTAAGAAGCTTAACAGCGCGAATTGCATCATCATTTGCAGGGATAACGTAATCAATTTCATCTGGATCACAGTTAGTATCAACGATACCAACGATCGGAATGTTTAATTTACGAGCTTCCGCTACAGCGATACGCTCTTTGCGAGGATCGATAATAAATAATGCATCTGGTAATTGCTTCATGTCTTTAATTCCACCTAGGAATTTTTCAAGACGCTCAAGCTCTTTTTTAAGTTGAACTACTTCTTTTTTAGGAAGTACTTCAAAAGTACCATCTTCTTGCATTCTTTGAATATCTTTTAAACGTTTGATACGTTTTTGGATTGTTTCAAAGTTAGTTAATGTTCCACCTAACCAACGTTGGTTAACGAAGTACATTCCTGAACGTTCTGCTTCTTCTTTAACAGAATCTTGTGCTTGCTTTTTTGTACCTACGAAAAGAATAGTACCGCCTTCAGCTCCAAGTTCTTTAACGAATTTGTAAGCTTCTTCAACCTTTTTAACTGTTTTTTGAAGGTCGATAATGTAGATACCGTTACGCTCAGTGAAGATGTAACGTTTCATTTTTGGGTTCCAACGGCGAGTTTGGTGACCGAAGTGAACACCAGCTTCAAGCAATTGCTTCATAGAAATAACTGACATGTGTTTGTTCCTCCTAATGGTTTTGTTTTCCTCCGCTTACATCATCTTTAAGCATCACTGTTTTATAAACAGCACCAATACTTAAATCTATAAGCGTGTGTATTAACACCAAAAATTAATATACCATATCGTATTATGACAATCAAGGATATTTGACTACTTTTGACGAAATTTAAGAAGAAGCCCAATTTCTGTCTTTCCCTTGTTTAATTTTTTGGCAATCTGTTCAACAGTATGACCCTTTTCATGGAGATTTATAGCCTCAATCTCGAATGAAATATTATTTTTTTGAGAAAAATTATTAATTTCAATAATATCTTCGATTTCGTCTACTTTTGGTAGATATTGCGGAAGCTCCTCATCAGTAAAAACAGCAGGTTCCTGCTTCGTATCTGATGCAGCATTCCCCCGTGATTGAACGATCACCTTCGATTTTTTTTCGTCCTGCTCATTTGTTGAGTTTTCCAAACCTTTCGCCTCAAGATTCTGCAACAATTTTTCATTTTCATCTTTTATCTCTATTAAAAAGCTAGTTAACGCTTGTTCAGCTTCCTCAAGCAAATCTCTTTGTGAATCTGCTAAATCTTTAATGGTTGAATATTTCGAATAAAGAACGACAATAAAATAAAAAGCTACTACATGGAGTAGTAAACTTATCAAAAGTAATATTGTTGTCATATACATCCTCACTTAACAAAGAGAGTGTTAATGAATCACATTCTCAAGTATTTTTCTCAATTTAAATAATGCCTTAGAATGAATTTGGGAAATTCTCGAAGTGGATAAATTCATAATTTGTCCTATTTCTGTTAACGTTAATTCTTCTTTGTAAAAAAAGCTTATCACAAGCTGTTCTTTTTCACTTAACTGAAGTATTACATCGGATAATTGTGCAATCAATTCATCCTTAACGATTTTTTCTTCAGGTGTTTGTTGATTGTCATCTTTAATGCTAAAACCTATGCTTTCTCCATCTTCATGATCAACAAGTTGTTCATCAATTGAAAGAACATTAGCAAAAAAGCCTTCGTTTATTACGTTAACAACTTCCCCTTCTGAAATACCTAATTCATTAGCTATTTCTTTTGAAGAAATATTTCTTAAATGCTTTTGCTCCAGCTTCTCTATTGTTGCTT from Metabacillus sediminilitoris carries:
- a CDS encoding Swarming motility protein SwrB, which gives rise to MTTILLLISLLLHVVAFYFIVVLYSKYSTIKDLADSQRDLLEEAEQALTSFLIEIKDENEKLLQNLEAKGLENSTNEQDEKKSKVIVQSRGNAASDTKQEPAVFTDEELPQYLPKVDEIEDIIEINNFSQKNNISFEIEAINLHEKGHTVEQIAKKLNKGKTEIGLLLKFRQK
- the rpsB gene encoding 30S ribosomal protein S2, coding for MSVISMKQLLEAGVHFGHQTRRWNPKMKRYIFTERNGIYIIDLQKTVKKVEEAYKFVKELGAEGGTILFVGTKKQAQDSVKEEAERSGMYFVNQRWLGGTLTNFETIQKRIKRLKDIQRMQEDGTFEVLPKKEVVQLKKELERLEKFLGGIKDMKQLPDALFIIDPRKERIAVAEARKLNIPIVGIVDTNCDPDEIDYVIPANDDAIRAVKLLTAKIADAILESKQGEETTTA
- the tsf gene encoding translation elongation factor Ts, with the protein product MAVTAQMVKELREKTGAGMMDCKKALTETNGDMEQAIDYLREKGIAKAAKKADRIAAEGSTLVKVNGNEAVILEVNSETDFVAKNEGFKELINGLADFLLAKKPADAEAALTVTMDNGSTVEEYINSAIAKIGEKISLRRFTIVSKTDNDAFGAYLHMGGRIGVLTLLEGTTDADAAKDVAMHIAAVNPKYVTRDQVSAEEAEHERKILTEQALNEGKPENIVAKMVEGRLSKYFEEICLLDQAFVKNPDQKVKQFVESKGGTVKTFIRYEVGEGIEKRQDNFAEEVMSQVKK
- the pyrH gene encoding UMP kinase, with the translated sequence MSNPKYNRIVLKLSGEALAGENGFGINPTVIQSIAKQVKEIAELNVEVAVVVGGGNIWRGKIGSEMGMDRATADYMGMLATVMNSLALQDSLETLGIQTRVQTSIEMRQVAEPYIRRKAIRHLEKKRVVIFAAGTGNPYFSTDTTAALRAAEIEADVILMAKNNVDGVYNADPRIDKNAVKYETLSYLDVLKEGLAVMDSTASSLCMDNDIPLIVFSIMEEGNIKRAVIGENIGTIVRGK
- a CDS encoding FliA/WhiG family RNA polymerase sigma factor; the encoded protein is MTQFTLTDEQVIWQKWKDARDSQAGDVLIKKYMPLVSYHVQRISVGLPKSVNKDDLMSLGLYGLYDALEKFDPSRDLKFDTYASFRVRGAIIDGLRKEDWLPRSSREKAKRIEATIEKLEQKHLRNISSKEIANELGISEGEVVNVINEGFFANVLSIDEQLVDHEDGESIGFSIKDDNQQTPEEKIVKDELIAQLSDVILQLSEKEQLVISFFYKEELTLTEIGQIMNLSTSRISQIHSKALFKLRKILENVIH